DNA from Helcococcus ovis:
GAGATTTAGAAAATATAAATATTAAAGAAGTATCGGAAGAATTAAATGTTGGGGAATTGACATTAAAAGATATTATAGAGGAATTGAAAAAGCCGGGTCGTGATCCAAGAGAAGATATGCCGAAACCTATTTTAAGGGCTGATGTTTTAAGTATTGACGATTTAGAAGTTGGAATGGAGCTAAAAGGAACTGTAAGAAATGTGGTAGATTTTGGTGCTTTTGTAGATATTGGAGTTAAAAATGACGGTCTTGTTCACATTTCTGAGATAAGTGATAAATTTATTAAGCATCCAAGTGAAGTTTTAAAAGTTTCAGATATAGTAAAAGTTAAAATAATAAATGTAGATAAAGCTAGACACAAAGTTGGTCTAAGCATGAAAGGATTAAAATAATGAAAATGGACAAATATTATATGCCTACTTTAAAAGAAGATCCTCAGGATGCAGAAATTGCAAGCCATAAACTTCTTTTAAGAGCTGGAATGATTAGAAAATCAGCATCGGGTATTTATTCATACTTACCATTAGGATATAGAGTTATTAAAAATATTGAAAAAATTGTAAGAGAAGGAATGGATAAATTTGGAGCTCAAGAAGTTTTAATGTCTGCATTGCAACCTCAAGAAATTTGGGAAGAGTCGGGTAGATGGAAAAAATTTGGTGAAGAGATGTTTAGGTTAAAAGATAGAAATAATAGAGATTTTTGTTTGGGACCTACAGCAGAAGAATATTTCACGACATTAGTTAGAGATGAATTAAAATCTTATAAACAATTACCATTAAATATATATCAAATTCAAACAAAATATAGAGATGAGAAAAGACCAAGATTTGGTATAAATAGAGCAAGAGAATTTACAATGAAAGATGCCTACTCATTTGATAAAGACCAAGAAGGTTTGGAAAAATCATATCAAAATATGTGGGATGCGTATGAATATATTTTTGATAAAATCGGCTTGGATTACAGAGTTGTTCAAGGCGATAGCGGGCTTATGGGAAGTGGTATTTCTCATGAGTTTATAGCTATGGCTGAAACCGGAGAAGGGGTTATTGTTTATTCAAATGATAGTGATTATGCAGCAACAGATGAAAAATGTGTTGTAACACTTCCTGAACTTGAAAAAGAAGAAGCTCTAGAATTAGAAAAAATTTATACACCTAATGTAAAAACAATTGAAGAGCTTTCATCATTTTTAAAAGAAGATTCAAGTAAATTTGTAAAAGCTATTGCATTAAAATCAGATGATGAATTTTTTGTGGTATTTGTACCGGGCAATAGAGAATTAAATTTATTAAAATTTTTATCATATGTTAAAGTTTCAGAAAATGAAATTCAAATGATGAATGATGAAGATATCCGAAAATTAACAGGGGCAGATGCTGGATTTACGGGACCTATAGGTTTGTCTAAAGAAGTAAGAATAATTGTAGACTCAAGAGTAACAAAAATGTCCAATTTCGTTGTTGGAGCAAATGAAACAGATTACCACATTAAAAATGTAAATTACGGAAGAGACTTTGTAGGTGAAGTTGTTGAAGATTTACTAATGGTTCAAGAAGGTGATAAAGGACCAAATGGTGAAGAACTTTTATTTGCAAGAGGTATTGAAGTTGGTAATATATTCCAATTAGGCACAAAATATTCCGCAGAAATGAATGCTAAATTTTTAGATGAAAATGGAAAAGAAAATTATTTCATCATGGGTTCATATGGTATAGGGATAACAAGAACTGTAACAGCTATCATTGAACAAAACTACGATGAAGATGGGATTATTTGGCCTGAATCTGTTGCTCCATATAAAGTAATTATTACGGTTGTAAAAGTTGGAGATGAAGAACAAGATAAACTTGCGGAAGAAATCTACAATACATTAACAGAAAATGGTGTAGAAGTAATGCTAGATAATAGAAAAGAAAGACCGGGAGTAAAATTTAAGGATAGAGATTTAATTGGTATCCCATACAGGATAACTGTTGGTAGAGATTCTAAAGATGGTATTGTAGAATTTTCAACAAGAAAAGAAAAGGAAAATGTATCGAAAGATTATAAAGAAGTAATAAAAATATTGACAAAATAAAAATTATTTTATGCATTAAATTAATTTTTATGCAGTGTATATAATTTATAAATTTATTAAATAAACTTAAAAACAAGTCTCTAGTGTGTATTTTACATATTTGAGACTTTTTTGTATTGTTTTTTGTTGAATAATATTCAATATACATTTTGTGTGATTCATATATAATTTATAAAAAATTTTTAATATTTAACACAAAAAAACTTGACAATTGTAAATGATTTGATATAATAAGTAACAATATATAGAAATTGGGATGGATAAAAAATCTGGAAAGATATCTATAAAATATACTTTAAGGAGGAATTATGAAAAACAGTAAGAGAATATTATCATTCTTTATGGCTTTTGTTATGGTATTCCTTGTTGCGTGTGGAACAAAGGGAACAGATAAAACAAATTCGGGGAAAGGTAACAAAGTAAAACAAGTAGAAGGTTCTGAAGTAAAAGAGCTAACAATTCCTGGTGGAAATTCACTTGCATCTATGGACTATGTTGTATCAGATAAGGCTGCTGATAATGAATGGAATGCAAACTTTGTAGACGGTTTATTAGAGTTTGATAGATTAGGACAATTAAAAGGTGCATTAGCTGAATCATGGAAAACAAATAAGGATATGTCAGTTTGGACATTTAAGCTAAGACCTGGAGTTAAATGGGTAACACATGAACAAGTTGAATATGCTGATGTTACAGCTGAGGATTTTGTTACAGGGCTAAGACACGCTGCAGAATTCAAATCAAGAACTGCTTCATTACTACAAGGTGTGGTTAAAGGATTATCAGAATTTATGTCTAGTGATTTTTCTGATGCAGCTTGGGAAAAAGTAGGGGTTAAGGCAGTTGATAAATTAACTGTTGAGTATACATTAGAGGCACCAACACCATATTTTGGCGATTTAACAACATATGCTATCCTATTACCAATTAATAGACAATTTTTGGAAACAAAAGCTGGTGCAAAATTAGGAAAACCAGATCCAAAGAATTCAGCATTTGGGTCAACATCACCTGATTCAATTTTATATAATGGTGGTTATGTATTAGAAACATTAGATGATAAATCACAAATTGTTATTGTAAAGAATAAAAAATATTGGGATGCTAAGAATGTATTTATAGAAAAAATTACAGAAGTATTTGATGATGGTAAAGATCCATATTCAAGCAAAAAAGGTTTTGAATCAGGTATTTACCCTTCAATGTCACTGAAACCAACTTGGCCAGATTATACAAAAGTAAGAAAACAATATGAAGAATATGTAAGAGAAACAGTACCAAATCCAACTGTATTTGGTATGGTATTTAACTTCAATAGACAGGTATTTAATAATACAAATTATGCAACAACAAAAGAGGCACAAGATAACACGAGAAGTGCTATTCAAAACCTTAACTTTAGAAAAGCTGTAAGAGCTGCATTTGATAGACAATCATATATTGAAATTGACGCTCCAAAGCAATTAGCTACTCAGGTAAAGAGAAATATTAATAACTTCCCTGAAGCTGCATTAACAAAAGATGGTAAAACATATTATGATTTAGTAAATGAAGTATACAATAATACTACAGGAGAAAAAGTTGATTTACACGATGGACAAGATCCATTCTATGGAAAAGAAAATGCATTGAAATTTATCGAAGCAGCTAAAAAAGAGGGAATTAAATTCCCAGTTCATTTGGATATGTTAGTAATATCAACAAGTGATAGATTAATTAAACAAGCAAATTCATTAAAACAAAGTATTGCTGAAAATACAGATAATCAAATTATAGTTGAATTAGTTCAAAGATCAAAAGATGAAGTTAATACTTTAGCTTATAGAAATGAAGATCCTTCTACTGTAGATTATGATATTTCAACATTTACAGGATGGTCACCGGATTATAACGATCCAAAATCATTTGTAGATATATATTCACCAACAACAGGTGCATATATGATCAATGTTGGGTTGGGTAATATGGATGAAAAAGGAAATCCAATAAATAATGATTTAAAAGAAAAATTAGGCTTTAATGAATATGAAAAATTATATAGAGAAGCAGATAAAGAATATAAAGATTTAGATAAGAGATATGCTGAGTTTGCAAAAGCTGATTCTAAATTGATAGAAAATGTATTATTTATACCTGTTCAAATGGGTGCTAGATTTGAAATGGTTTCAAAATTACAACCTTATGAAGGTATATATGCTTTGGTTGGTAATTCAAAATCAAAGTATAAATTTAAAAAATTAAATAAGGACCTTGTAAAAACTCAAGATTATAATAATATTAAATCTGAATGGGAAAAAGAAAGAGCTAAATCAGCTAAAAAATCTCAATAATTTAAAATTTAGAGGTTGAATTAAATATTCAGCCTCTTTTTTTATTATTTAATCTAAACATGTTGATTACAAGGTTTTAGGTTGAAAAATATCCCGGATTATTATATAATGTTTGGTATATAATTATCTCTAAAAATAGAAAAAATTTATAGAGAAAGGAGAGTTAATTATGAAAAAATATTTATTTATGAGAATCATAAAGTCTATTATTTCAATATTTGTAGTGCTTGCTATTGTAATAGCTATGCTATATAAAGGTATACCTATTAGTAATATTTTTGATCAAGATAAAACTTATAATAAGTTACAAGGAAATGCAAAGACTATTCATAGATATAGTACATTAGATCAGTTAGGATATTTAGATTATAAGACAATTGGAGCAATGTGTAGTCTAGAATCTAAAGATATTAATGAATGTTTGAAACAAGATAGTTCCGAACAAAAAAGAATTATAAATTTGTTTAAGGATAAAGGTTTTAAAGTTGAGAAACTAACAAAGGGAGGTGTAAATCAAGGACAATATATTGCAACAAGAGAATTTGGTTTACATGAAATTATTTTTAGATATTTTAAACAATTATTTAATTTTGATCATCCAAATAAAGTTGTTGATGAAACAAATCCACAATTAAATGAAAATAGAGGATATTATTTTGGAACAGATCATAACGGAGTACCTGCATTAATGTGTAACGGTTGTGAATATAAATATCAATTATATTTCAATACATCATTTCCGTTTATACATTCAAACTTTTTATCATTAAATTTTGGTAATTCGTTCCCTACAAAACCAGGAACTTCAACATTGGAAGTTATTACTACTCCACAAGGACCATCAGTAAGAAGAGAAGTTACATATCCAACAGGATTAAAAGCTAAAACTGCTGATGATTTATATTCATTAAGATATAAGAAAACTACTGATCACTTAGATAAACAAAAATTTAAGGATAAATATGCTGACGTAAGTATTATAAGCAGGGATCCATCAATGGTTGGGACATCATATCTATTTGGTATTATTACATTAATTTTAGCATATGCATTTGCCTTACCAGCTGGGATTGCAATGGCGAGAAATAAAGGTAAACTAGTTGATAAGATTGGTATTTTATATATTAATATATTAATTGCTTTACCATCATTGGC
Protein-coding regions in this window:
- a CDS encoding proline--tRNA ligase is translated as MKMDKYYMPTLKEDPQDAEIASHKLLLRAGMIRKSASGIYSYLPLGYRVIKNIEKIVREGMDKFGAQEVLMSALQPQEIWEESGRWKKFGEEMFRLKDRNNRDFCLGPTAEEYFTTLVRDELKSYKQLPLNIYQIQTKYRDEKRPRFGINRAREFTMKDAYSFDKDQEGLEKSYQNMWDAYEYIFDKIGLDYRVVQGDSGLMGSGISHEFIAMAETGEGVIVYSNDSDYAATDEKCVVTLPELEKEEALELEKIYTPNVKTIEELSSFLKEDSSKFVKAIALKSDDEFFVVFVPGNRELNLLKFLSYVKVSENEIQMMNDEDIRKLTGADAGFTGPIGLSKEVRIIVDSRVTKMSNFVVGANETDYHIKNVNYGRDFVGEVVEDLLMVQEGDKGPNGEELLFARGIEVGNIFQLGTKYSAEMNAKFLDENGKENYFIMGSYGIGITRTVTAIIEQNYDEDGIIWPESVAPYKVIITVVKVGDEEQDKLAEEIYNTLTENGVEVMLDNRKERPGVKFKDRDLIGIPYRITVGRDSKDGIVEFSTRKEKENVSKDYKEVIKILTK
- a CDS encoding ABC transporter substrate-binding protein; its protein translation is MKNSKRILSFFMAFVMVFLVACGTKGTDKTNSGKGNKVKQVEGSEVKELTIPGGNSLASMDYVVSDKAADNEWNANFVDGLLEFDRLGQLKGALAESWKTNKDMSVWTFKLRPGVKWVTHEQVEYADVTAEDFVTGLRHAAEFKSRTASLLQGVVKGLSEFMSSDFSDAAWEKVGVKAVDKLTVEYTLEAPTPYFGDLTTYAILLPINRQFLETKAGAKLGKPDPKNSAFGSTSPDSILYNGGYVLETLDDKSQIVIVKNKKYWDAKNVFIEKITEVFDDGKDPYSSKKGFESGIYPSMSLKPTWPDYTKVRKQYEEYVRETVPNPTVFGMVFNFNRQVFNNTNYATTKEAQDNTRSAIQNLNFRKAVRAAFDRQSYIEIDAPKQLATQVKRNINNFPEAALTKDGKTYYDLVNEVYNNTTGEKVDLHDGQDPFYGKENALKFIEAAKKEGIKFPVHLDMLVISTSDRLIKQANSLKQSIAENTDNQIIVELVQRSKDEVNTLAYRNEDPSTVDYDISTFTGWSPDYNDPKSFVDIYSPTTGAYMINVGLGNMDEKGNPINNDLKEKLGFNEYEKLYREADKEYKDLDKRYAEFAKADSKLIENVLFIPVQMGARFEMVSKLQPYEGIYALVGNSKSKYKFKKLNKDLVKTQDYNNIKSEWEKERAKSAKKSQ
- a CDS encoding ABC transporter permease translates to MKKYLFMRIIKSIISIFVVLAIVIAMLYKGIPISNIFDQDKTYNKLQGNAKTIHRYSTLDQLGYLDYKTIGAMCSLESKDINECLKQDSSEQKRIINLFKDKGFKVEKLTKGGVNQGQYIATREFGLHEIIFRYFKQLFNFDHPNKVVDETNPQLNENRGYYFGTDHNGVPALMCNGCEYKYQLYFNTSFPFIHSNFLSLNFGNSFPTKPGTSTLEVITTPQGPSVRREVTYPTGLKAKTADDLYSLRYKKTTDHLDKQKFKDKYADVSIISRDPSMVGTSYLFGIITLILAYAFALPAGIAMARNKGKLVDKIGILYINILIALPSLAFIFFMKYLGSLINLPDKFPQLGPNNIKSYIMPVLILTILSTSGIMTWIRRYMIDQSTSDYVKFARAKGLSQKEIFKNHILKNAIIPIVNGIPGSIVLAIGGAVITESVFAIPGMGKMLPDAINSVNNNMVITLTFIFTTLSIFSLLAGDILLTIVDPRISLNAKKGDI